In a single window of the Acidobacteriota bacterium genome:
- the rpsO gene encoding 30S ribosomal protein S15, whose amino-acid sequence MVLTPDLKSSVIQKYRTHPTDTGSPEVQIALLSERITYLTGHFKEHKKDHASRRGLLKMVGHRRRLLDYLKTKDVERYRTVIQRLGIRK is encoded by the coding sequence ATGGTACTGACACCGGATCTCAAGAGCTCAGTGATTCAGAAATACCGGACCCATCCCACGGATACGGGGTCGCCGGAAGTCCAAATTGCCCTGCTGAGCGAGCGGATCACCTACTTGACGGGCCACTTCAAGGAACACAAGAAGGACCATGCTTCTCGCCGCGGTCTGCTGAAGATGGTCGGGCACCGCAGGCGTCTATTGGACTATCTGAAGACGAAGGATGTCGAACGCTATCGAACGGTCATCCAGAGACTTGGAATACGCAAGTAG